The following is a genomic window from Vicia villosa cultivar HV-30 ecotype Madison, WI unplaced genomic scaffold, Vvil1.0 ctg.000742F_1_1, whole genome shotgun sequence.
TAtcttaataatttataaaattttaaaactcaagacaaaAAGAGTAATTAAAAATTCTTGATAAATTTATAGAGCTATTGGAATTTCTTAGTTCTTGAAATTTTGAcaatctttaaaaatatttaaaagtattgaGAGATACGTCTAAATACTTTGAGTTGAGTTCATgtgatttatatataaaaatggaGAAATTTAAACACATGGGggcaaaattttatttaaaataaataaaataaggtgaattaggtgaattcttatctacccaactcaaaaagttgggtaatgtTACATcctttgtaaaatgctttgaaaacaacaaatatttatagtattttaataaataattaaatgtattaaaTGAGATGGAATCGTGTGATTGGTTGGagatacactacccaactttttgtgatgggcagagaagttgtccccataaAATAAATAGACTATAATGCTGTATCAATTACTCATAAAGAATAACCGAGGCTCCCTATAAAATGGCTATGCATAATAGTAATGTGTCAAATGAAAACACTTGTATCTTGGTTCCTCTTTATGTGGAAAACTAGAAGTAATTAAAGCGTAGGTTTGCTTAACTTAGAGGGGCAGCAAAGGCAACAAGTGGTCTAGGCAGGCATGCCTTGCCACATTATTACGAAAGCACCAAGCGCGTGCCTCATGCATGTATTTGCAAGAGCTCTGAATATATACCAAATGCGTTTATGTAGTGAGTGTTATAGCAACCACTCACTCTATGTGAATATGATGTGATCTTAATTTAAAATCATGTCAGTCTTCATGCTTTCAATACTTTTTATTTATAGTATTCGCTTCTATCTCTTCAACACAAAGTGGATACTTACTGTGACTCTCATAGCAGCGtaacatcaaaattaattttatcatatCGAATCAATGTCGTTTGGAGaaattttttctttctctttcataGTAGTTTAGGATACACGGGtgaaaatatttgtaattaaatGGTTTAGACGTAAGAAATGGGAATTTCTTTACCGAGTTTAGTGATAATATGTTGGAATAAAACGGCAAGTGTTTTGCTCTAGGTTAACTTTTATTTGCTTAAAAGTGTCATGAAAGAGCCATAACATAAATTGGACGGATAGTCCAACAGGGAGTTTGGATCATCCGATTATGTCTAATGTCCATCACAGACCAATCGTCTAGTACGTGGCAGCTGAAGTGTCTTTAAAAAGGCTGAATTTTGTCGGAAAAATGGATGTGCTTAATATTTACAGTGATTTCTAGTAAAACAATCGTTAGTCTTTCAAATTGAATAGTTTGGTAATTTAcaggatcaactagattgatcGTAAGGacatgtgtctaatcctaatcattCCTATAATTCGGTTCATATTCTAGTATCACTTCGATTTTATGAAAACAATAAGAATTCTCTAAGTATTATTAATATCTAGCAATGTAGGTAAAGAGGACTTCGACCATGAATTCTAAATAACTGGAATTTAAAGGTTTAAACTGAAATAGTTACGTGCGTTCTTTGTTAAAACTAACCGGTCCATTGAGTTCCTAGCACCttaattaggtgatctgggtagCTTTGGTTTGCATTTATTTGTGATTTCGCAGGTTCTCAATTATGGctatggaggaagaagaacctgcggaaaaatccgcaggtaaagccGCAGGTGTTCTCGCGAGTAAATCCGCAAATGTGGGGGTTAGAGACGATGAACAGTCGCACCTGGCCCACGGATCATGCGTGGATCGTTGTGGTTGGACGGTCAGCGTTTCTGTCCCTCTCTCTTCCACGCGCAACATGTTCATTTGTTAGTCAATGTTTCAATGCCCTCTTTCTCCGTCTGATTGGATACATCGCCGATACTAGGGCCCACACTTTGACCATGTTTGAATAActcttttaaatatttgtttttatatttattgttttgGGATCAATGTAATTTCAGATTGAGTATACAGCGCAGATGGCAAGGATGCATGACCTGAGACCCATGAGGACTGGGTTCGATCCCTGTTGCCTCACcatttattttaagtatttttcttCTGTACGATCCAGCGCGTCCTTCCCTTTGTACGCCCATGGTGTGTCTTCAGCCATCACCATTAGATACACGCCAAGATCATATCTAACGCTCCAGATTCGCACACAAGGCTGAAGGTCTACCATGGAACTTCAAGGGCACGCCACATGCAATCAAAATCAGGTTTctatacatttttatttatttatttgatatttagattaaatattagttaattaggtttaatttaaataatttattcaattagggttagataatttaattaGGACCAGGATATAAACTAGGATTAGGGctataattatttagaattattttcctgattatttcgattatttgatttaattaatttaatcaactttAATGATAAGGATCACAAAAAAAAACCCTAGGAGTGTGTGATCAaggtattagggtttgctcaatcccactggccattggccaaagtattaggattagggttttctaaccaaCTTAGGTTGTAGCCAAACAatcttagaattttattcgcttcgattaaattaattgatcgcggtgggtaataatcaatcgcttaattaattaaattcaaatcatttatttaaaatatatttattttgctaaaagcttttaaccattctattggttatgatgattagcaatCTCTTTTAATTCGTTAGTGgttttaatcaaatctattgattgcgATAACTAACGATAATCAATTTCcaaaacaattaatttttttaaaatacacttatttgctattagtgataatcgaatctatcgattagaattgttagcaatcctctactaatctattaattatgatgatcaaacctatttatcattgcgattaatagtgcataTTTAAAATCAGGATTGTACGCcatttaaaacacatcaaaccaaaactacggattttcatcactgcgataaggtaattcaaaataccttgcaaactacgaatttcaaaactacgataaggtaattcaaaataccttcaaacaacatCACatcaaatctaaggcgtacaaccctgccccgaactacgttgactctgatcctccataaggaggtacgtaggcacttggtaacaaggcgagtccccttccccaaaacctcaattcgttcaaatctcacttttcgccctattcatttccctagctattaaaccttaacatttagccataaaccttcgcctttaaatgcaaaccttaggaaagggttaagggtgcctaacaccttcccttgacccgaatataatatcttaccgtgaatctcttaactgcgtagggtttcctattcgccctggtagaataggtggcgactctaaaatctatttttttagggcaggttgctacacatattAGAAAAGAGTTTTTTTGGCCCAATCTTAAAAAGTCCAAGGCCCGCCAGAGCCGCCTgtttagggtcgggtagcccatattgactGTTCTGGTTGTACGAACACTATCGTACGAACACTGCCTTTGTACAGACTACTGTCATATGGATTACCACTGTTAAGACTACAACTATCGTCGCCTTACGACCGTCGTATGGAACATCACCTTACAGACTTTCATCGTATGGACCATCGTCCTACTTCCGACACTCTCGCGACTCTAATACGACCGTCTCTGATTTCTAGATTTCTGCTGAAAAAACTATTTCACAAATAATGATCCCTTCTAGGAACTTTTTGGAAATTAGGGCTTTTGATTTATGCAATTATTAAATATGTTCTCTTTTTTTCATCACTTAAGGTTTTAAGACCACTTTTATGTTACGTAGGCTTACAAATATATTCTCTGTCCTGAGTGCAGCTATACTTTGATGCTTTAGAGATGGTTGGAAAATATGCTCAATATCTCATCAGTTATTCTTGGTTGGTCGGATATTTGGAGGTTTTTAGACAAAGATTGTGCAGTTCAGTGTAAGGTCATTTCTAATGTTGATGTCATTTGCCTCTTTAATTCGATATGGAAGGCTCAAAACTTGGTTAAATTTAATGATATCTTTATCACTTTGTCTTCTTTTACTTATTTTATTCTTGATGCAATTTATACTGCTTATAATGCAGTTGTTGTTGGTTCCCATATATGTATTACTAATTTTGTGAACCTTAAGAGATTTGAGGTGAGTATTCGGCCTCTGAGAGCCCCTAATTAATATTATGGAGGTCTCATGGCAGCCCCTCCAAGGGACTGGATTAAGTTGAAATGTGATTGAGCTTCAACCTTTTTTCTTTCACCTGTGGGGTTTGGGATGAGATAGTAGTGGTTGTTTTCTGGGAGCTTTTGTGTCTTTTTTAGGTGCTTCAAATTATCTCATTGTCAAACTCTCGGGTGCTATGCAAGCAATTGAGTTTGCTCATTAGAAAAATTGACGTAATTTTGGTTTGAAATGGATTTGATGGCGGTGGTTATTAAAGCATTTAACTCTTCGTATAATATTCCTTGGATGCTTAAAAATAGATGGATTAACTGTATTGATTTAGTTTCTCATTGTTTTTGTGGTTTCTTATATTTTTAGAGAAGAAAATAGTTGTGCAAATTTCCTTGCTAACTTAGGTTTATCTTTGATAGATTCTACTCAATTTTcatctcttcttttatttttaagaacAAATTTTGTAAAGAAGATAAATACTAAAAACACTCAATGTTGCTAGCACTTCTCTTATAAAGAATATGATAGATTTGTCTTTTTTATACTGTTTTTTTCTATATTATAACCTATTAAAATAAACTCATACAATTggtttagaataaataaatttacattAGATATATTGACATATAAAgaatatttttacaaaatttaCGTATAAaataaacacattaattttattaacataatttataaataaataaaaaacttaataatactaattaaaaagaattatacagaaagaaaaagaaaagattaaaaAAGTGTTATTTTGTTGTCAAAACTCAAAAGTTcaccaaaaagaaaaacagaTTAAAGGATTAATCCTCTTGGTACGAGAGACTTCCAAAGTAAGATGGTCCTGGCAGCTTAGCTTACTGCGATAATTATGAGACTTAGTTGCCCCTTTATTGAAGTTTATAGGTCCCATCAGTTGTTAATGCGCAATAGCATTTCCTTCTTTAATATTTAAGATACTTAACTTATGGTCATAAAACAACTTTGATTGTTTCACTAAATAATAATCATGAATGTTCCATCACCTTCTCTAGTTCTCTTTAACCATGAATATCCACTTTAGAATAGAATATAcgtcaaaatctttttttttttttttactttgctTTCGTTTTCTTTTTAAACATGATTTGCTTCTTTTGTGACATTGTAGATAAGAGCAATGGATAAGATGAAGCCAAGTGTCTTTTTCTCAActtcctttaattttattttttatgctaacCCTAATGCTCATTTTCGACTACATAAGCATACCTATGTATTGAGGctacaaaaatattaattaaggTATAAAATATGGTGAGATAGGGTGTTACCTCACTAATCTATCatctaaatataaaagaaaaataataaactaaCCTAGGCAATGCAATGTCTACAAAATAATTAAGGCATAAAATATGGTAATGAAGATAAGGTGTTACCTCACCAATCTATATTATCTATTCATATGACATAATAAATTATCAAATGCACATGTAAGGAATCCCAAACAATCCACCTAACTTGTTTACTTTTTCATTTCTTACTTTTTattctcaatttttttaattacttaaatACTATACTGTCCCAAGCAACTACAATGAATTTCATTAAAAAGTCCAAAGTTTCATGTCACGTTCAataaccaccaccaccaccaccacaaaGTTAGTCTATTTATTATATAGTGCTAGGTAGCTTTTAGTGAAGCTCACTATTTTGCAAATAGTTTAACTTAATATACATTAGGATAAGATAAGCATCCCAACAGAaatgattatcaaatatatgacaGTTGTCATGATTAATTAGGCACTAATTGTATTTAAAAAGGTAAGTGCGTGATATGATTATAATGTTAAGTTATTTTGGAGATAACGTACAACTTTGAAGATCCAAGAAGGTAACAAAACATATTTAGTATGGAGTAATGGCACACCAAATTTTTCCTTATAATTCTAACTTGATACTTCACCTTTTTTTCATTGTTCGTTTTCAAGATGGTGATAAGTACCTAATATTATTTAAAAGAGAATTCTAAGAATATGTGAAGAGGTCattagaaatttcaaagaatttaaaatttaattgatttaattgaaatcaaattatttttattgtttaataattatcattatgtcatttttaaaaattttaaattttaaaaagtaaaaactaatctacaatttataaaattttaagggTTCAATAGGTTGACTTTAAAATTAAAGATTAATTTACAAAAGTTAGAggtcaattttaaaatttttaaatatataaaacaaacttgcaaaattaaaatgataataatcAATTTAACATTGAGATTATAtggaaaaaataaaaactttttaattaacttgattttaaatataatttcaaaattattaaattaaacttgaacaaaatattttataactttttattattttaacaattttttaactttttttattcaaataataaattgtatctatataattttaaaactttcaaaaatattACAATTCTTATTAAAATATCATATCCAACCCTTAGGAAGTTTCAAGAATTAggctttttattaaatttttctttcaaaatttgattaattttaatcACACATCCAATTAGGCATAACAAGGGATGGATGAGAAATATGGCACTTAATTATGAAAGAAAACTTGAAAATAACTAAGGATACACAAAGTAGAAAAACAAACACATGGGAATCAAATACATACattggaaataataaataaaaagaaaaagaaaagacacAAAAGGGATAAAAATTACACCCTTGAAACACAAACATGGATATCTACAATTTCGTGGTCcttctttttagtttttttcttcCAAACCCCACAGCTATAACTGAAAAGGAAAATACAgaagaaaaaaaacctaaaagGACCACTGAATTTTCACTCATCAACATTATTCATTTTGTGGAAATTAACACCATAGCTTCGTTGGCAAATAAAGCAATTTAGCttagcttaattaattaattaatcaattaagcaTTGCTCCTGAATGATCCAAGAGCTTTAATTGCTGATCCTCTTAGAATGTATTGGTGGTAAATTGCAGCCACTGTTGCTCCAATTATTGGTCCAACCCAGAAAACCCACTGCATCATCACAAAAATTATTCACATCAGCAACAATAAATTAAATAGATGTAataacaaaaaatttaattttaaggtTAAGTCACCTCAGTTGATAGTACAGTGATATCAGATGCACGGGTTCGAATACTTGCTaagttatttgaattttttttttttaatttcattatttgAATGTTTACCTGATCATCCCAAATTTTATCCTGGTTTAAGATCACAGCGGATCCGAAACTTCTTGCTGGGTTAATACCGGTACCGGTGATCGGAATAGTAGCCAAATGAACCATGAAAACAGCAAATCCAATAGGTAATGGTGCCAAAACCTATACATCATTTCACCAAGTTAGTTATACTTATGAATAAAAAGTGATGAATTAGTAACTAATTTGTTGCAGTGTAAAAATACTTACAGGAACATGAGAGTCCCTAGCGTTTCTCTTAGGATCAGTTGCAGAGAAGACGGTGTAGACAAGAACAAAGGTACCAATAATCTCAGCACCCAAAGCTGTACCTTTGTTGTAACCATCATGGATAAAGTTGGCACCACCACCGTACCTGTCAAAATATGATTTTTGGAAACCTTTGGCTAATCCGGTACCACAGATTGCACCTGCAGACTGTGCTGCAATGTAGAATACTGCCCTTAATAACGACACTTTCCGTCCCACAAATAGGCCGAATGTCACCGCAGGGTTTATGTGTCCTCCTGAAACCACAAATTCCAtatgtaaataaatatattatgccCGCGCTCatgttaaaaaattataattcaatttcTTATCATCTTATGCTAGATCATTCAAAAGTAGTTTGAGACGTAAATAAATTATGACCGCTCTTTTGCATGTTATTATGACTGCTCTTTTGCATGTTAGAGAAAGGTAACATACCAGAGATACCGGCGGTGCAGTAAACCAGGATGAAAATCATGCCACCAAAAGCCCAGGCAATACCGAGAATGCCAACGCCATCACAGTCGGTGCCACCAGCGCTAGCGTCTGTCTGGTGGCTATAACCAATGATGGTTAAAATAGTGATATAAAGGAAGAGAAGTGTTGCTACGAATTCAGCTATAAGAGCTCTGTAAAAGGACCACTTTGTTAACTCATCAAGGTCTATCAATGGTGCGGGAGGTGGATCTTGGTAATCTTTTGCTGAGTATTCACCTTGTTCTTGAACCTCAACATCCTTAGCCATGgctctgtttgtttgtttgtttactcTGTTTTTTAGGGAGAGGGAGTAGTGAGTGTGGATTATTTGAGTGGAAAGAGGTGGTATTTATGTAACAAAAGAAAGGAAAGTTAATCAAGTAATTAAGTGTTTAATTTTGTTTGGTTATGGACAATGACATGATTAGAGATTAAACATAATATTTTATTGCCGTCCTAATTAGCTTGATTTCGCTTGCATGGACCCACATTCCAACGGGACTTGTTaagttttgaatattttatgcatGTGGTAGGGACCAATGTGACCTAAAAAGGTTGTTGTAGAGCAACGGCTACATGTGAGTATGGGCAAGTGAAAGATTTGTAAAGGGATTGTGTGTAGATAGATATAGAATTTTGTGGTAAATTAAGCATCAATAACAGGGTGTACCCATTTTGCTTCGATGTTCCTCACTAGTTTTAGGTAATGTCAAATTAATGATTATGGTCCCATTtggtttttggattttggttttcactcaatttttggttGATATGCATATAAGTAGTAATTAATAAATATAGTCTAGCTTAATTGACAATTAGATTACAAGAATTAATTTGTTATCTTAGACTTAAATTCACGTCGAAAACCATATGATCTTTCAAGTCTTGtggtttaaatattttggatTCGTAATACAAAACGACGATTGAGAAATAGAAAAGAATGTCAATCATCGAATTCAGATTGATGAATGAAATGAATGATGGTTTTAAGTGTTTTATATGACACAAAGGTACCGTTCAAACAGAAggaaattttttattgaaaagcaGCAACACCGACGATGTTGTACGAGACAAAATATTGACGATTAAGAATCAATACGAGAATAAAATAAATGTAGCAGAGATAAAGATACTGCGTTGAAAGTGTGGAATGACTAGACATGATAAGATTAAAAGTGACAATATTAGAAACAGTGTCGGGGTAGCATGTATAGTAAAAAATATGGTGAAAAATAGACGCAAGTGATTTGGAGACGTAGAGAGAATACCTGTAAATTATGTGATAAGGAGAGTAAATCACATGAAGagaagtcaaacaactagaggtGGAATATTAGAATATAATTCAACTTTTAGTGACAATTCAGAATGTATTGCAAATATGACTTGCAACACAAGCAAACTGTCACAGTTAGCCGGTTAGAGGTTTAGTTTGTTTTAATCTATTCTAACAACTTTAAATAGCTCTCTGTCATTGTAATATGTATAATTCATTCCTAATATCTCTCTTTCTCAGTTGCTCTctattcttttctatttttctcattttGCAATTAACTTGTAATTTAAATTATCTAACAAATTAATGTCTAGAGCAACGGTTCGATCTTAAAATCTCCATCCAAAGAAAAAGAGAGTACAACCTCCAATCAGATACCAACTAATCTACATGTGTTCAATGGTGAAAATAGGATATATGATGTGCTTGAAATCGTGAATTATGGTTTCTTAGCCTTAAAGGCAAATTGCACTAAGGCGCGATGAAATGTTCATTATGAAATGACCAAAAAAGATGGAAAAGACTTGTTCTTGATCTACCGGTGTGTAAATTCAAATGTTTTTCAAGAGGTCATTTAGCATGAAACAACCAAAAGTGCATGGGATACTCTCAAGAAGTTGTATGGTGGAGAAGAGAAATTAATGAAAGTAAAGTTGCAGTCTTTGAGGAAAAAATCTGAGAATTTGCATAACCAAATGAAGTAGTATAGAGAGAAGATCTCTAAACTAATGAAAGTGGATAAGGTTCTAAGAGCTCTTCCAACAAATTTTGATCACATTGTTGTGGTTATCGAGGAGTTCATAGATGAAGCTTGAAGAATTTGAAGCATCTCTTGAAGCTCATGAGTTGAGGCTGAAAATGAGAAATTCATAGAAGGTATATGAACAAAATTTGCATGCCCAAATTCTTCAAGAAAATGAAATAAGATTCTGTAAAGAATAACAAAgacaaagaaaaatagaagaataaaTGGAATAAAGGTAATGGTGCAGCCAAGTATTCAAGAAGCCAAGGTGAGACAGACAAGAATAGTTTTCCTCAATCAAAAATTGAATAAGATTGGTGGAGATGAAGTAAGTTCAATTATTCTATTTCCAAAAGTTTGGCTACTATGTTAGAGACTTTTACTTCAACAAAGAATCAAAGGAAAATGACAAGGGTGTGTTTTAGTTTGCTCATGCTGGAAGTAGTCACTCAGAAGAAATTATTTTGATGGATGATACACATATGGATCAAGACAAATTAATGCTTGGTATTTTGACAAATGGTGCAACAATCATATGATTGGAATCAAGAACTTGTTCATCAAGATAGATGAATCAGTGAGGAGATCCATTATGTTTGCAAATAATAACATAGTCCCATAAGAAGGAACGAAGAACATTATTGTGAAGAAGGATGGACAAGAAACTATCATATGTGATTTGTTATATGTGTCTTCTATGTCAAGTAACTTGATCAACTTGGGTAACTTTCTTGACAAAGACTACACTATAGAAAGTAAAGAGCTCAAGATGTTTGATGGAAGTTCTAAGCTAATCTTGAAGGCACCCTTGTCAACCAATATGAAATTCAAGATTATGATCAAAATGCTAGATCATCAAGGTCTAGCATCAACCACAGTTGGAGATCTGAATTGAACTTGGCATCAAAGATTTTACCATCTCAATTTTAGGAGTCTTAGTCGTATGCACATTAAGAAGATGGTGTATAACTGTTTACGCTGGAAATTTGTAAACAATCGGTAGTCCTCCAAAAACGAAAGTTATTgtttactcgcaggatcgactagattgatcctaagaCATATTctagtttttgatattttttatgtttgtttgaTACATATCTTTCGATTGTTTGGTTAATCTGGAAgtaaagagttttgttttgacaGACAAAGTAAAATGCAGAAAAAGTAAAGGTAATCTAAAGGCTTTAACTCAAAATATAAAAGGAATTAAAAGGGCTTCGACAAAGTAAAGGTAAAAACTGGTAAAAAAAactagaaattaaattaaatggtgGTGAATCATATGTATATTTCTCAGCACTCGTTTCTCGATATATGTTGGTACTTTGAGTATAATTGAGGATTTGTATAGATTAAACATACAAAATCTAATGCTAAGAAtttaatttatactaattcgaccctaacgacCTTTTCCTAACGGAGTGCCACGTTCTTCGTTTGCATGTGTCTCGATCTTCTAAGGCCTCCACACGTCCTTTTGGATAATATTGttcatttgaatttgaatctttTTCCTTTCGAGGCGCCAAAATCAACTAGCGTGACCGTCGAAGCTTATTCTTCTCGAAAAGCTCCAAAAATATTCTAAGTCCTTATATTTGCTTCGATGATATTTCCTTCGATAGCATTTGATAAGATAAAAACATTCAGACGTTTGATACTTAGAATACTTTTTGTGAGCTTGAATTTGTATCATATTTCGAAGTAactttcttcatcaataatcTTCATCTTATTTTACTAGTAGAAATTCCCAGCTAACAATAACCTTACGAAGATCACAATGCCTAAGCAATTATGTGAAGAGTGTTGAATTGCCAAGCAAGCAATAAGGTATTTCAAACATGAGTTGGAAATGAAGTCACACCAAAAATTAGAAATTATGCACTCAGATGTGTGTGGTATCTTTGAAGTAAAGTCACTATGAGATAATTGCTACTTCTTAACGCTCATAGATAAATTCACTAGGTATATATGGATTTATTTGTTGAAAAATAAAAGTGATGTGTTCACCAATATTAAGAGATTAAAATTTCTAGCTAAGAAACAAGCTAAACATACAATCAAAAGGTTGAGAACTGATTGTGGTGGTGAGTACACCTCAATTGAATTTGCTCAATTTTGTGAAAAGGAAGGGATTTAGAATGAAGTGATAACACCTTACACACCTCAACATAATGACATTGCTGAGAGAAAGAACATCAGTATTTTGAACATGGAAAGAATCAGGCTAAAGTCAAGGAAAATGCCAAACCATTTTTGGGGTGAGGCTACCTCAAATACTGTCTACATATAAAATAGATGTCCAACAAAGAAGTTGCGCGACAAGACTCCTCATGAAGTATGGTCTAGCCTGAAACCAAGTGTTGGAaacttatttatttttggatCATTGTGTTAGAGACATGTACCTAGGCTACTCAAAAAGAAGATTGATGATATAAGTCAATCCATGATTTTGGTTGGCTACCATTCCCCGAGTTCCTACGAGTTGTTTTTCACCAATTGAGAACAAGGTGGTGATTAATAGATGTGGAATTTGATGAATAAAGAGGATATCATTGGAAAAATTAAATGCAATAGGGTAAACGTTCAAGTCACATCACAACCACCTCTCAAGATGATGAGCAAGTAGTAGAAGTTGAAATTGAACCTACAAAACCTTACAAATCAATAAGAGCCACAACTCAATTAGTCATAGTGAATAATTATGAAATTTTTCCAAATTAAGCCATGAGAGAATATGGGGAGTTAACTAAAGAAGCCATAACGGTTGAATATGAGATAATATATCATGTTCAAACCATGAAATATGAGAAATGGCAAAGTACAATGAATAAAGAGATCAAGGCCAT
Proteins encoded in this region:
- the LOC131630818 gene encoding aquaporin PIP2-7-like, giving the protein MAKDVEVQEQGEYSAKDYQDPPPAPLIDLDELTKWSFYRALIAEFVATLLFLYITILTIIGYSHQTDASAGGTDCDGVGILGIAWAFGGMIFILVYCTAGISGGHINPAVTFGLFVGRKVSLLRAVFYIAAQSAGAICGTGLAKGFQKSYFDRYGGGANFIHDGYNKGTALGAEIIGTFVLVYTVFSATDPKRNARDSHVPVLAPLPIGFAVFMVHLATIPITGTGINPARSFGSAVILNQDKIWDDQWVFWVGPIIGATVAAIYHQYILRGSAIKALGSFRSNA